Below is a genomic region from Streptomyces sp. RPA4-2.
CAATTCGGGGAGTCGCAGCCGTGATCAGCCAGCCGAACAGGCATTGCACGGTGGAGCTCCAAGCCCTGCCGTCGCGGATCGGCCAGGTCCGCAGAATCGTTTCTGCGCAATTGCGCTACTGGCATCTGGACCCCTTGATCGACCGGGCCGCGCTCGGCGTGACCGAACTGCTGACCAACGTTCACCTGCACGCCCAGCCGGACAAGGTGTGCACCGTGGAGATCGAGCTGCTGCTCGACCGGCTCACGGTCTCGGTGCACGACCACGACCCCCGCCTGCCCGAACTGCGGGACGCCGGCCCCACCGCCACCGGCGGGCGGGGCCTGGCGATGGTCGCCGCCGTCAGCGAGAGCTGGGGCGTGCGACCGGACGGGGAGTCGGGCAAGGTCGTGTGGTTCAGCCTTCCGGCGCCCTCGCCCGCGGTGGCGGCGCCCGTCCTCGCGCCGTACGACACGCTCCGCGAGCCCACCCTCCGGCACGCCGTCGACCCGTTGGACGGGCGCAGGACCGAACACGCTCCCGCCCGGTCGGCCGTTGTCGGCTGACCGGGCGGTGACCCTCTCCCCGCACGCCGCGGACTGGAGCGGGGGGCAGCACGGCCCCCGGCGGCTCACTCCGTGCCGATGGCCCGCAGCACGTCCAGGCGTGCCGCCCGTCGGGCCGGACGCAGGCCCGCGAGGGCTCCGGCCGCGAGGCCCACCAGCGCCACCACGACGAGTCGGGCGGGCGGGATCGCGAAGGCGAAGGCGCTGTCCGACGCGCCGTCGGAGGCCTTCACCAGGACCCAGCCGAGGAAGGCACCGAGGGCGAGGCCGCCCGCCGTGCCGAAGGCGGCGACGAGGACCGACTCCCAGCGGACCATGGCGCGCAGTTGCGCGCGGGTCTGACCGACCGCCCGCAACAGACCGAGTTCCCGGGTGCGTTCGTGGATCGCGAGGGTCAGGGTGTTGGCGATGCCGAGCAGGGCGATGAGCACCGCGAGCGCGAGCAGCGCGTAGACCAGGGTCAGCATCATGTCGATGCCGCCGGCCGAGGACCGTGCGTACTCGTCGCGGGTCTGCACCTCGGGGTCGCCGTACCGGGCGGCCACCCGCTTCACCGCGGCCTTGCCGTCGGCGGCGCCCACCCCGTCCCGGAAGGTGACGGCGACGAGCGTGTCGGCGTCCTGGGTGCGGTGCGGAGCCCATGCGGCGCGGGTGATGACGTAGTCGCCCGCGAGTTCCGAACGCCCGTACACCGCGCGGACGGTGAAATTCACCTGCTTGCCGTCGGTGAAGGCGAGCCGGGCGGTGTCACCGGTCCTGAGATGCTGCCTGACGGCCTCGCTCCTGGTGACGGCGATCCCGTCGGCACCGAGGTGGTCGAGCGAGCCGCGTACCGCGCCGAGATCGAAGACCCTGCCGAGCACCGCCGGATCGGTGACGGTCAGGGCGCGGCCCTTCCCGTCGACCTCGGCGACGCCACGGCCCAGCCCGACGGCGTACTTCACGGCGGGCTGCCGCGCGATCGCGGGGGCCAGCCCCGGGCTCAGCCCGCTGCCGCCCGCGCCGAACGACGGGGTGCTCACGGCCACGTCCCCGGCGAAGGACCGGGAGACCGTGCGGTCCATGGTGGCCTTCAACGAGGCGCCGAAGACCGTGAAGAGCGAGACGACGGCGACGCCGACCATCAGGGCGCTCGCGGTGGCCGCGGTCCGTCTGGGGCTGCGCAGCGCGTTGCGCCGGGCGAGTGAACCCGTGACGCCCCGCAACCGGTCGAGGGGGACGCCGATGACACGTACGGCCGTCGAGGACGCGACCGGGCCGAGGACCACGAAGGCGGCGAGCGCCAGTACGGCGCCGAGGCCCGCGAGCCACAGGGAGGGGCCGGCCAGTACGCCGGTCAGGGTGGCCCCCGCCGCGAGCACGGCAAGCGCCGCACCCACGGCGGCCCGTGCCCGTGAGGCCCCGGACCGGTCGACGGCCGTCTCGCGCAGCGCCGCCAGGGGCGCGGTGCGTCCGGCGCGTACGGCGGGCAGCAGCGCGGAGCCGAGACAGACCACCACGCCGACCGCGAGGGGCAGCAGCAGGGACAGCCCGCTGATCACCAGATCACCGGACGGGAAGGGGAAACCGATGGCCGGGAAGAGCGCCTGGAGTCCGGCCGCGATGCCGATACCGCCCCCGAGGCCGACGGCCGACGCGGTCACGGCGACGACGCTCGCCTCCGCCAGGGTCGAGACGGTCACCTGGCGGCGGGAGGCGCCGAGAGCACGCAACAGGGCGTTCTCGCGGGTGCGTTGGGCGACGACGATCGCGAAGGTGTTGTGGATGGAGAAGGTCGCGACGAGCAGGGCGACGCCGGAGAAGACGAGCAGGAAGGTGGTGAAGACGGTCAGGAACCGGCTGGAGATCATGTCGGTGTTCTCCCGCGCCGACGCCTGACCGGTGATCGCCTCGACACCCGCGGGCAGCTGCCGCGTCAGACCGGCCACGAGCTTCTCCTGGCCGACTCCGGGGGCCGCCCGTACCCGGATGCCCGCG
It encodes:
- a CDS encoding ATP-binding protein, coding for MISQPNRHCTVELQALPSRIGQVRRIVSAQLRYWHLDPLIDRAALGVTELLTNVHLHAQPDKVCTVEIELLLDRLTVSVHDHDPRLPELRDAGPTATGGRGLAMVAAVSESWGVRPDGESGKVVWFSLPAPSPAVAAPVLAPYDTLREPTLRHAVDPLDGRRTEHAPARSAVVG
- a CDS encoding ABC transporter permease, whose amino-acid sequence is MNASLRVSVASLRAHGRRFAGTFVAVFLGVAFLTGTLVMGDTLRASFDTMFGNAAKGTDAVVRGADTITTPGESQGVRRPVDIALVRTIEKAPGVAAAVPDIEGAGQLVDAHGKPIGGQGPPTLAGNWIEDPGLNAYRIAEGRAPAKSGEVVVNRGAAKKGGLRIGDTTTLRTPDPVRVTIVGLATFGGEDGMAQVTFTGMTQADAEKYLTAKPGEAAGIRVRAAPGVGQEKLVAGLTRQLPAGVEAITGQASARENTDMISSRFLTVFTTFLLVFSGVALLVATFSIHNTFAIVVAQRTRENALLRALGASRRQVTVSTLAEASVVAVTASAVGLGGGIGIAAGLQALFPAIGFPFPSGDLVISGLSLLLPLAVGVVVCLGSALLPAVRAGRTAPLAALRETAVDRSGASRARAAVGAALAVLAAGATLTGVLAGPSLWLAGLGAVLALAAFVVLGPVASSTAVRVIGVPLDRLRGVTGSLARRNALRSPRRTAATASALMVGVAVVSLFTVFGASLKATMDRTVSRSFAGDVAVSTPSFGAGGSGLSPGLAPAIARQPAVKYAVGLGRGVAEVDGKGRALTVTDPAVLGRVFDLGAVRGSLDHLGADGIAVTRSEAVRQHLRTGDTARLAFTDGKQVNFTVRAVYGRSELAGDYVITRAAWAPHRTQDADTLVAVTFRDGVGAADGKAAVKRVAARYGDPEVQTRDEYARSSAGGIDMMLTLVYALLALAVLIALLGIANTLTLAIHERTRELGLLRAVGQTRAQLRAMVRWESVLVAAFGTAGGLALGAFLGWVLVKASDGASDSAFAFAIPPARLVVVALVGLAAGALAGLRPARRAARLDVLRAIGTE